The following are encoded in a window of Cycloclasticus pugetii PS-1 genomic DNA:
- a CDS encoding conjugal transfer protein TraG N-terminal domain-containing protein produces the protein MAVDSTLELYTTLFGWLFYNSIWDVLVATGIVFLPFLGILLDTIIRSYAGEDAEEAGNTTLRIVEVEFFVAFFVILIAAVPATPLNAVDLSFTPRAVIGTPAQPVATVNNSRTTYGGGISFNAAPVTVSVPVFWYAVMSFSSGFNRAVMENVPPTLDFRGYVDELRDASIQDPNLQHEINDFFRDCFVEARSKYLAERPSSAAITALLNRYGESDPDWIGSHVYQEIPGYYNSIRADTVREGYPWSALRDVEWDASNNPVYGKPFCTEWWQGIQQSILNELGDLDLLSAAAEPGWDPAPRRDTVIQIALINSPPRWTTRGYDFAYGNLVDFSVGEPGVMVSVQNAAQQGLAAYGLGKTSVSFAAYLRVFLEAAPMVQALILMGLYALLPFFILISRYKFSLLIIGALIMFTVKFWTVLWFFAWWVDQNLIQAFYPDPGSVTTLFSTDLTLKRIILNFLTGGLYLVLPLLLSVYLGLAGIRAASQLDGATQAITRGTAGAGRINPRLGGRFKGKKGASK, from the coding sequence ATGGCTGTTGATAGTACGTTAGAACTTTACACCACGCTATTTGGTTGGCTGTTTTATAACAGTATTTGGGACGTGCTGGTGGCTACCGGCATCGTATTTCTGCCGTTTCTGGGTATTCTTCTCGATACTATTATTCGTTCGTATGCGGGTGAAGATGCCGAGGAAGCGGGCAATACCACATTACGTATTGTCGAGGTGGAGTTCTTTGTGGCCTTCTTCGTGATCTTGATTGCAGCTGTACCGGCGACACCGCTGAATGCTGTCGATTTGTCGTTTACTCCACGCGCAGTCATTGGAACACCTGCACAGCCAGTGGCGACGGTCAATAACTCACGCACTACCTATGGGGGAGGCATTTCGTTTAATGCCGCACCGGTTACTGTGAGCGTGCCCGTGTTCTGGTATGCGGTGATGAGTTTTAGTTCGGGTTTTAATCGCGCAGTGATGGAAAATGTACCGCCCACTTTGGATTTTCGGGGGTATGTCGATGAATTGCGCGATGCATCCATTCAAGACCCTAATTTGCAACATGAGATCAACGATTTCTTTCGAGACTGTTTCGTTGAGGCGCGATCAAAATACTTGGCCGAACGTCCCAGCAGTGCAGCAATTACAGCATTGCTAAATCGTTATGGTGAGAGTGACCCTGATTGGATTGGCTCGCATGTGTATCAGGAAATACCGGGATATTACAATAGCATCCGTGCTGATACCGTCAGGGAAGGATACCCTTGGTCGGCCCTCAGGGACGTAGAGTGGGATGCGTCTAATAACCCTGTTTATGGAAAGCCATTCTGCACAGAATGGTGGCAAGGCATTCAACAATCAATTCTTAATGAGCTAGGTGATCTCGATTTACTTTCTGCTGCCGCTGAACCGGGGTGGGACCCTGCGCCACGTCGCGATACGGTTATACAAATTGCATTGATTAATTCTCCGCCGCGTTGGACTACTCGCGGCTACGACTTCGCCTATGGGAATCTGGTCGATTTCAGTGTTGGGGAACCTGGGGTGATGGTGTCGGTACAGAATGCCGCACAACAAGGTCTGGCTGCTTACGGCCTTGGAAAGACCAGTGTGTCTTTTGCCGCCTATTTGCGCGTATTTCTTGAAGCGGCACCCATGGTGCAAGCGCTGATCCTAATGGGACTCTACGCGCTGTTGCCGTTCTTTATCTTAATCAGCCGCTACAAGTTTTCTTTGTTGATTATCGGCGCATTGATCATGTTTACAGTGAAGTTCTGGACAGTACTTTGGTTCTTTGCCTGGTGGGTGGATCAAAACCTGATTCAGGCGTTTTATCCCGACCCTGGCAGCGTGACCACGCTGTTTAGCACTGACCTCACGCTCAAGCGGATCATTCTTAACTTTCTCACTGGTGGGTTGTATTTGGTGTTGCCGTTACTGCTATCCGTCTACCTGGGTTTGGCAGGTATTCGAGCCGCATCTCAGCTTGATGGTGCTACCCAGGCGATCACCCGTGGCACAGCCGGAGCGGGGCGAATTAATCCCAGACTAGGAGGGCGTTTTAAGGGGAAGAAAGGGGCAAGTAAATGA